In Dermacentor variabilis isolate Ectoservices chromosome 7, ASM5094787v1, whole genome shotgun sequence, a genomic segment contains:
- the LOC142586855 gene encoding glucoside xylosyltransferase 1-like yields the protein MTLVFVICEHHFDLAIVAVKSAVAYSISRLHLVVIADKQNEEKMRSEYSSWPDSVRKRVSCDVKLVWFPEDDYDKWRSMYKPCTTQRLFLPSMLPSEDAVIYVDTDVVFLHPVEDFWRMFYAMNERQMAGMAPDTEDFKQNNYLTKALHPFVQPFALNAGLLMMNLTRIRAFGLESRVLALKREFEGRIPWADQDLLNILFYRYPQGIFTFTCRWNFRGEHCQGDALCTDGPVAVVHASRKMILEKLEPAFVVLHQAMQKFKLGQSLVDGFIVPVREGLQKARPTGCTKELTKQLPLLTLSASRVDNVTGRATAVNRT from the exons ATGACCCTGGTGTTCGTCATATGCGAGCACCATTTTGATCTCGCAATCGTTGCTGTGAAATCAGCTGTAGCCTACTCAATATCAAGGCTACACCTAGTCGTCATCGCAGATAAACAGAACGAGGAAAAGATGCGAAGTGAG TACTCCTCCTGGCCAGATAGCGTCAGAAAGCGTGTGAGTTGTGATGTGAAGCTGGTGTGGTTCCCCGAAGATGACTACGACAAGTGGCGGTCAATGTACAAGCCTTGCACAACTCAGAGGCTTTTCTTGCCG AGTATGCTTCCTAGCGAAGATGCCGTCATTTACGTTGACACAGACGTGGTATTTCTCCACCCGGTCGAAGACTTTTGGAGAATGTTCTACGCCATGAACGAGCGGCAGATGGCCGGCATGGCACCGGATACAGAGGACTTTAAACAGAACAACTACTTGACAAAAGCTCTCCACCCTTTTGTGCAACCATTTG CGTTGAATGCTGGTTTGCTGATGATGAACCTCACGCGCATACGTGCCTTTGGCCTGGAGAGTCGGGTACTGGCGCTCAAGCGGGAGTTCGAGGGCCGCATTCCGTGGGCTGACCAGGACTTGCTGAACATCCTGTTCTATCGATACCCGCAAGGGATATTCACATTCACGTGCCGCTGGAACTTCCGCGGCGAGCACTGCCAGGGTGACGCCCTTTGCACTGACGGCCCAGTGGCAGTGGTGCACGCCTCGCGCAAGATGATTCTGGAGAAGCTCGAGCCGGCATTTGTCGTGCTCCATCAGGCCATGCAGAAG TTCAAGCTTGGACAAAGTCTCGTGGATGGCTTCATTGTTCCTGTGAGAGAAGGCCTACAGAAGGCGCGTCCGACAGGGTGCACCAAAGAGTTAACTAAGCAGTTGCCTCTACTTACGCTGTCTGCAAGTCGTGTCGACAACGTGACTGGCCGAGCTACGGCTGTGAATAGAACGTAG